Proteins encoded in a region of the Vibrio ponticus genome:
- the rpmF gene encoding 50S ribosomal protein L32, translated as MAVQKSKKSRSMRGMRRSHDALTTAALSVDATSGETHLRHNVTAEGYYRGKKVINK; from the coding sequence ATGGCCGTACAAAAGAGCAAGAAATCACGTTCAATGCGTGGCATGCGTCGTTCACACGATGCGCTAACTACAGCTGCACTATCTGTAGACGCAACTTCAGGTGAAACTCACCTACGTCACAACGTGACTGCCGAAGGTTACTACCGCGGCAAGAAGGTTATCAACAAGTAA
- the rluC gene encoding 23S rRNA pseudouridine(955/2504/2580) synthase RluC, which yields MSEIRTQVQFVDIDSDMAGQRIDNFLRNHLKSIPKSMVYRILRKGEVRVNKKRVKAEYKLQAGDLVRIPPVTVEEKAEEVAPSTKLNKVAELEHMIIYEDEHMLILNKPSGTAVHGGSGLKFGAIEALRALRPQARFLELVHRIDRDTSGILLVAKKRSALRHLQAQFREKTVQKYYFALVMGEWKPSCKVVNAPLLKNEVNSIVRVNPNGKPSETRFRVLEKFADATLIQASPITGRTHQIRVHTQYTGHPIAWDDRYGDRRFDAYTGKVGLNRLFLHAANIKFVHPGTEEQMEINAPMGDKLEKVLVGLRKLA from the coding sequence ATGAGTGAAATAAGAACCCAAGTCCAGTTTGTCGATATTGATTCTGACATGGCAGGACAGCGTATTGATAATTTTCTACGCAATCATCTAAAAAGTATCCCTAAAAGCATGGTTTACCGTATCCTTCGCAAAGGAGAGGTTCGTGTAAACAAAAAACGTGTCAAAGCTGAATACAAACTGCAAGCGGGCGATCTTGTGCGAATCCCGCCAGTGACTGTGGAAGAAAAAGCCGAGGAAGTCGCACCGAGTACCAAACTGAATAAGGTGGCAGAACTTGAACATATGATTATCTATGAAGATGAACATATGTTGATTCTGAACAAGCCTTCAGGCACCGCAGTACATGGTGGCAGTGGTCTAAAATTTGGTGCGATTGAAGCACTGCGTGCGCTGCGTCCACAAGCTCGTTTCTTAGAGTTGGTGCACCGTATTGACCGCGACACCTCTGGTATCTTGTTGGTAGCGAAAAAGCGCTCGGCGTTACGTCATCTTCAAGCGCAGTTCCGTGAAAAGACCGTACAGAAATACTACTTTGCACTAGTAATGGGCGAGTGGAAGCCAAGCTGTAAAGTGGTCAATGCGCCGCTGCTTAAAAATGAAGTCAACAGCATTGTGCGTGTTAACCCAAATGGCAAGCCGTCGGAAACTCGCTTTAGAGTGTTAGAAAAGTTTGCAGATGCAACTCTAATCCAAGCGAGCCCAATTACCGGTCGTACACACCAAATTCGTGTGCATACACAATATACCGGCCACCCAATTGCATGGGATGATCGTTATGGTGATCGCCGTTTTGATGCCTACACTGGTAAAGTGGGTCTAAATCGCTTGTTCTTGCACGCAGCAAACATCAAGTTTGTTCACCCAGGCACTGAAGAGCAGATGGAAATCAATGCGCCAATGGGCGATAAGCTCGAGAAAGTGTTGGTTGGGCTGAGAAAGCTTGCTTGA
- a CDS encoding beta-ketoacyl-ACP synthase III: MFSKILGTGSYLPSQVRTNADLEKMVDTTDEWIVARTGIKERRIAAENETVADMGYHAAVNAIDMAGIDKNDIDLIIVATTSSSHTFPSAACQVQAKLDIKGCPAFDLAAACSGFVYALSVADQHIKTGMCKNVLVIGADALSKTCDPTDRSTIILFGDAAGAVVLGASEEPGIISTHIYADGAFGDLLSLPVPERGKDADKWLHMAGNEVFKVAVTQLSKLVKDTLEANNMHKSELDWLVPHQANYRIISATAKKLSMSLDQVVLTLDKHGNTSAATVPTALDEAVRDGRIKRGQTLLLEAFGGGFTWGSALVKF; encoded by the coding sequence ATGTTTAGCAAAATTTTAGGTACTGGCAGCTACTTGCCATCTCAAGTGCGTACTAACGCAGACTTAGAGAAAATGGTAGATACAACCGACGAGTGGATCGTTGCACGTACGGGCATTAAAGAGCGCCGCATCGCTGCTGAAAACGAGACCGTTGCCGACATGGGTTATCATGCTGCTGTGAACGCGATTGATATGGCGGGCATTGATAAGAACGATATCGATTTGATCATCGTTGCGACAACGAGTAGTAGCCACACTTTCCCTTCAGCGGCATGCCAGGTTCAAGCGAAGCTGGACATTAAAGGCTGCCCTGCATTTGATTTAGCAGCAGCGTGTTCAGGTTTTGTTTACGCGCTGTCAGTGGCTGATCAGCACATTAAAACCGGTATGTGTAAAAATGTACTCGTGATTGGTGCTGATGCTCTGTCAAAAACTTGTGATCCAACTGACCGTTCAACCATTATCTTGTTTGGTGATGCAGCGGGTGCAGTTGTGCTAGGTGCAAGTGAAGAACCAGGTATCATCTCTACGCATATCTATGCGGATGGTGCCTTTGGTGATCTGCTAAGCCTTCCTGTTCCTGAGCGTGGCAAAGACGCGGACAAGTGGCTGCATATGGCAGGCAACGAAGTGTTTAAAGTGGCAGTGACTCAGCTTTCTAAACTAGTGAAAGACACGCTTGAAGCAAATAACATGCACAAGTCTGAGCTAGATTGGTTGGTGCCACACCAAGCGAACTATCGCATTATTTCTGCGACAGCGAAGAAGCTTTCTATGTCGCTTGATCAAGTGGTGTTAACCCTTGATAAACACGGCAACACTTCTGCGGCGACCGTGCCTACGGCATTGGATGAAGCAGTGCGTGATGGTCGTATTAAACGTGGTCAAACTCTTCTACTAGAAGCGTTTGGTGGCGGTTTCACTTGGGGCTCAGCACTGGTTAAGTTCTAA
- a CDS encoding SulP family inorganic anion transporter, giving the protein MFEFPQFSKHSVKNDVLSGLTVALALVPEAVAFAFVAGVDPMVGLYAAFIVGLVTSIFGGRPGMISGATGAMAVVMVSLVATHGVQYLFAAILLAGILQITAGLFKLGKFIRMVPHPVMIGFVNGLAIVIFLAQLGQFKAPDLSGALTWLPGDQMALMLGLVALTMAIIHFLPKLTTAVPSSLVAIVTVTALVVGLDLETRTVVDFLRTMSGDEAATLAGTLPTFSIPEVPLTLETLQIILPYAIILAAIGLIESLLTLTVLDEMTNTRGQSNRECMGQGLANITCSVFGAMGGCAMIGQSMINVNSGGRGRLSGIVAAVMLLVFILFASSLIEMIPLAALVGVMFMVVIGTFEWATFKLARRVPKQDFFVIVLVTVVTVLTDLAVAVAVGVIASALMFAWEHAKHIYASSKINEDGSKEYKVHGPIFFGSAANFLELFDAKNDPSDVIVDFANSRVTDHSAIEAIETLAERYAAVGKTLHLRHLSQDCRALLHKAGSLVEINVKEDPSYKVATDVLAG; this is encoded by the coding sequence ATGTTTGAATTTCCACAATTTTCAAAACACTCTGTAAAAAACGACGTGTTGTCAGGCTTAACGGTTGCACTCGCTTTAGTTCCTGAAGCAGTAGCCTTTGCCTTTGTTGCTGGCGTTGACCCAATGGTTGGTCTTTACGCGGCATTTATCGTAGGTTTAGTTACCTCTATCTTTGGTGGTCGCCCAGGTATGATTTCTGGTGCAACAGGCGCGATGGCTGTTGTAATGGTTAGCCTAGTGGCAACGCACGGTGTGCAATACCTTTTTGCCGCGATCCTACTAGCGGGTATTCTACAAATCACAGCTGGTCTGTTTAAGCTGGGTAAATTTATCCGTATGGTGCCGCATCCAGTAATGATCGGTTTCGTAAACGGCTTGGCGATTGTTATCTTCTTAGCTCAGCTTGGTCAGTTTAAAGCACCCGATCTCAGTGGCGCACTTACCTGGCTACCGGGCGACCAAATGGCGCTTATGCTGGGTCTGGTTGCGCTCACCATGGCAATCATCCACTTCTTGCCAAAACTGACTACTGCTGTACCGTCATCGCTGGTTGCGATCGTGACTGTTACCGCGCTCGTAGTTGGCTTAGATCTTGAAACACGCACCGTGGTCGACTTCCTACGCACTATGTCTGGTGATGAGGCAGCGACGCTGGCTGGCACACTACCAACCTTCTCTATCCCAGAAGTACCGCTAACGCTTGAAACGCTACAAATTATCTTGCCATACGCGATCATTCTGGCAGCGATTGGCTTGATTGAATCACTGCTTACACTGACCGTATTAGATGAGATGACCAATACACGTGGTCAATCGAACCGCGAATGTATGGGTCAAGGTCTTGCGAACATCACCTGTTCGGTATTCGGTGCGATGGGTGGTTGTGCAATGATCGGTCAATCGATGATCAACGTAAACTCGGGTGGTCGTGGTCGTCTGTCAGGTATTGTTGCTGCGGTAATGCTACTGGTATTTATTCTGTTTGCATCATCACTGATTGAAATGATCCCACTAGCAGCGCTTGTTGGCGTAATGTTTATGGTGGTCATCGGTACCTTTGAATGGGCAACCTTCAAGCTTGCGCGTCGCGTACCAAAACAAGACTTCTTTGTTATCGTACTAGTAACGGTAGTGACTGTACTGACTGACCTTGCTGTAGCAGTGGCGGTGGGTGTGATTGCTTCGGCACTGATGTTCGCTTGGGAACACGCAAAACACATTTACGCATCAAGTAAAATCAACGAAGACGGTTCAAAAGAGTACAAAGTTCATGGTCCTATCTTCTTTGGTAGTGCGGCGAACTTCCTTGAACTGTTTGACGCGAAAAATGACCCAAGTGATGTGATTGTCGACTTCGCTAATTCACGCGTCACCGACCACTCTGCAATCGAAGCAATTGAAACGCTAGCTGAACGCTATGCTGCGGTAGGTAAAACGCTGCACTTGCGCCATCTGAGCCAAGATTGTCGTGCCCTGCTACATAAAGCAGGTAGCCTAGTGGAAATCAACGTTAAAGAAGATCCAAGCTACAAAGTCGCAACCGATGTTCTAGCTGGTTAA
- the fabD gene encoding ACP S-malonyltransferase has product MSKFAIVFPGQGSQAVGMLAELGEQYDVVKQTFAEASDALGYDLWALVQNGPAEDLNQTHRTQPALLASSVAIWRVWQELGLEQPVNLAGHSLGEYSALVCAGVIDFKQAIKLVELRGQLMQEAVPAGTGAMYAIIGLDDESIAKACEEAAQGDVVSPVNFNSPGQVVIAGSKEAVERAGALCKEAGAKRALPLPVSVPSHCALMKPAADKLAVALEEIEFNTPQLPVINNVDVAAETDPAKIKHALVRQLYSPVRWTESVQLMSEQGVEKLLEVGPGKVLTGLTKRIVKTLDAAAVNDVASLEAAK; this is encoded by the coding sequence ATGAGCAAGTTTGCTATCGTATTTCCAGGTCAAGGTTCTCAAGCAGTAGGTATGCTTGCTGAGCTTGGCGAACAATATGACGTAGTTAAACAAACTTTTGCCGAGGCTTCTGATGCTCTAGGTTACGACCTATGGGCGCTGGTTCAAAATGGTCCAGCAGAAGATCTAAACCAAACTCACCGTACTCAACCAGCTCTACTAGCGTCTTCTGTTGCTATCTGGCGTGTATGGCAAGAGCTTGGTCTTGAGCAGCCTGTAAACCTAGCGGGTCACAGCCTAGGTGAATACTCAGCGCTAGTATGTGCGGGTGTTATCGATTTTAAACAAGCGATCAAATTGGTTGAGCTACGTGGTCAACTAATGCAAGAAGCAGTACCTGCGGGTACGGGCGCAATGTACGCAATCATCGGTTTAGATGATGAGTCAATTGCGAAAGCTTGTGAAGAAGCGGCTCAAGGTGATGTTGTTTCACCAGTAAACTTCAACTCTCCTGGTCAAGTTGTTATTGCAGGTAGCAAAGAAGCAGTAGAGCGCGCTGGTGCACTATGTAAAGAAGCGGGCGCTAAACGTGCACTACCACTTCCTGTTTCTGTTCCGTCTCACTGTGCACTAATGAAACCAGCAGCAGACAAGCTTGCGGTTGCACTAGAAGAGATCGAATTTAACACGCCTCAGCTACCAGTTATCAATAACGTTGACGTAGCAGCAGAAACTGATCCGGCTAAGATCAAACATGCACTCGTTCGTCAGCTATACAGCCCAGTTCGTTGGACTGAGAGCGTACAGCTAATGAGCGAGCAAGGCGTAGAAAAATTACTAGAAGTCGGCCCAGGTAAAGTACTGACCGGTTTAACTAAACGTATCGTTAAAACGCTAGATGCAGCGGCTGTAAACGATGTGGCTTCTCTAGAAGCGGCAAAATAA
- the fabG gene encoding 3-oxoacyl-ACP reductase FabG gives MNLEGKIALVTGASRGIGRAIAELLVERGATVIGTATSESGAAAISEYLGENGKGLALNVTDVESIEATLKTINDEFGVIDILVNNAGITRDNLLMRMKDDEWNDIIDTNLTPIFRMSKAVLRGMMKKRAGRIINVGSVVGTMGNAGQTNYAAAKAGVIGFTKSMAREVASRGVTVNTVAPGFIETDMTKALNDDQRAATLANVPAGRLGDPREIASAVAFLASPEAAYITGETLHVNGGMYMV, from the coding sequence ATGAATCTAGAAGGCAAGATTGCCCTAGTAACTGGTGCGAGTCGTGGTATTGGTCGTGCAATCGCTGAACTTTTGGTTGAGCGTGGCGCAACAGTAATCGGTACTGCAACGTCTGAAAGTGGCGCAGCTGCAATCAGCGAGTACCTTGGTGAGAACGGTAAAGGTCTTGCACTAAACGTAACTGACGTTGAGTCTATTGAAGCGACACTAAAAACCATCAATGATGAGTTTGGTGTGATCGATATTCTAGTGAACAACGCTGGTATCACGCGTGATAACCTACTGATGCGCATGAAAGATGATGAGTGGAATGACATTATCGATACTAACCTAACGCCAATCTTCCGTATGTCTAAAGCGGTTCTACGTGGCATGATGAAAAAACGCGCTGGTCGCATCATCAACGTAGGTTCAGTAGTGGGTACTATGGGTAACGCTGGCCAAACTAACTACGCTGCAGCAAAAGCGGGTGTGATTGGCTTTACTAAATCTATGGCACGTGAAGTGGCTTCACGTGGCGTAACTGTTAACACAGTAGCTCCTGGTTTTATTGAAACTGATATGACTAAGGCGCTAAATGATGACCAACGTGCAGCAACGTTAGCGAACGTGCCTGCAGGTCGTCTAGGTGATCCTCGTGAGATTGCATCGGCTGTTGCATTTTTAGCATCGCCAGAAGCGGCATACATCACAGGTGAAACTTTGCATGTTAACGGCGGCATGTATATGGTTTAA
- the rne gene encoding ribonuclease E, which yields MKRMLINATQKEELRVALVDGQRLFDLDIESPGHESKKANIYKGRITRIEPSLEAAFVDYGAERHGFLPLKEIAREYFPEGYTYQGRPSIKEVLTEGQEVIVQVEKEERGSKGAALTTFISLAGSYLVLMPNNPRAGGISRRIEGDERTQLKAALSTLELPQGMGLIVRTAGVGKSAEELEWDLNVLLNHWGAIKQASDSNPAPFLIHQESNVIVRAIRDYLRRDIGEILIDSNTMFERALDHIRLVRPDFVSRVKKYDGEVPLFSHYQIESQIESAFQREVRLPSGGSIVIDPTEALTSIDINSARATKGGDIEETALNTNLEAADEIARQLRLRDLGGLVVIDFIDMTPVRHQREVENRLRDAVRMDRARVQIGRISRFGLLEMSRQRLSPSLAEASHHICPRCTGTGVIRDNESLALSVLRLIEEEALKDNTSQVLAVVPVPIASYLLNEKRRSVNHIERNQEVKITVVPNSDMETPHFEVIRVREGEEVDLLSYLLPKKLEAMKEAEGKETPDTEYKPKKIEEPALKGFAAPAQSAPTPAPVAKAPAAKAPVKAEEAKDEQPGLFGRFFKALGNFIFGSDKTEEPKKEETTEKEKPNRNNRNRRNNRNDRGDQRRRNNRDGNRDGNRDGNRDSNRDSNRDNREDKRDNKRKPARDEANTEQKQTERKQQNRKPKQERRNKREDAKPSKVAEEGLKLAAEAQVDKPEARVEEKAAKVKERRQRRKLNKQVRVKDQQAAAEQVEETPVEQVVDTATFEATQAPVKTEPVVEANDNDNEAQEGKQRRNRRSPRHLRASGQRRRRGRDRRPNPFRLRKGGVASPEMAMGKVMPRYDLAKPAPRSQQHKEQPVVAAEVATTEVAAVANVATLGGFACPEMAMGKVIIRREQPVVEAPVEAVVETVVEPIVAEVVETAPVVEAPVVETVAEVAPAAEEVVTTEAVVEPVAETVAPQAVVEEVVETPAVAEAAAKAPLAQTVKAHASAPMAKAPGTQELKEITINAAPLRTERYQPKGAGSQVAKAQAGAGMTKPAGF from the coding sequence ATGAAAAGAATGCTAATCAACGCAACTCAAAAAGAAGAGTTGCGCGTTGCTTTAGTGGATGGTCAACGCCTATTCGATCTTGATATCGAAAGCCCTGGTCATGAATCCAAAAAAGCAAACATCTACAAAGGACGTATCACTCGAATCGAACCTAGTCTTGAAGCTGCTTTCGTAGACTACGGCGCAGAAAGACATGGTTTCCTCCCTCTTAAAGAAATTGCTCGCGAATACTTCCCTGAAGGTTACACCTACCAAGGCCGTCCAAGCATTAAAGAAGTGCTTACCGAAGGTCAAGAAGTAATCGTACAGGTAGAGAAAGAAGAACGTGGCAGCAAAGGCGCTGCACTTACTACGTTTATCTCTCTAGCGGGTAGTTACCTTGTATTAATGCCAAATAACCCTCGTGCTGGCGGTATCTCTCGCCGTATCGAAGGTGATGAGCGCACGCAACTAAAAGCGGCACTAAGCACTCTAGAACTGCCTCAAGGCATGGGTCTTATTGTTCGTACAGCTGGCGTTGGCAAGAGTGCAGAAGAGTTAGAGTGGGACTTAAATGTTCTTCTAAACCACTGGGGCGCGATTAAACAAGCGTCTGATTCGAACCCAGCTCCTTTCCTAATTCACCAAGAAAGTAACGTTATCGTTCGCGCGATCCGCGATTACTTGCGTCGTGACATCGGTGAAATCCTAATCGACAGCAACACTATGTTCGAGCGTGCGCTTGACCATATTCGTCTAGTTCGTCCAGATTTCGTAAGCCGTGTTAAGAAATACGATGGTGAAGTGCCGCTATTTAGCCACTACCAAATTGAAAGCCAGATCGAATCTGCGTTCCAACGCGAAGTTCGTCTGCCTTCTGGTGGTTCTATCGTAATCGACCCAACTGAAGCACTAACTTCAATCGATATCAACTCTGCTCGCGCAACGAAAGGCGGCGATATCGAAGAGACAGCGCTGAACACCAACCTAGAAGCAGCCGATGAAATTGCTCGTCAGCTACGTCTACGTGACCTTGGTGGTCTAGTGGTTATCGACTTTATCGATATGACGCCAGTTCGCCACCAACGTGAAGTTGAAAACCGTCTACGTGACGCAGTTCGTATGGACCGTGCACGCGTACAGATCGGTCGTATTTCTCGCTTTGGTCTACTTGAGATGTCTCGTCAACGTCTAAGCCCTTCTCTAGCAGAAGCAAGCCACCATATCTGTCCTCGCTGTACAGGTACTGGCGTTATCCGTGACAACGAATCTCTAGCACTGTCTGTTCTTCGTCTGATTGAAGAAGAAGCACTAAAAGACAACACGTCACAAGTTTTGGCGGTTGTACCTGTGCCAATCGCTTCTTACCTACTGAACGAAAAACGTCGCTCTGTAAACCATATCGAGCGTAACCAAGAAGTGAAAATCACGGTTGTTCCTAACTCTGATATGGAAACACCGCACTTTGAAGTGATTCGTGTTCGTGAAGGCGAAGAAGTTGATCTACTTTCTTACCTACTTCCTAAAAAGCTTGAAGCGATGAAGGAAGCGGAAGGTAAAGAAACGCCAGATACAGAATACAAACCGAAGAAGATTGAAGAACCTGCACTTAAGGGCTTCGCTGCTCCTGCACAATCTGCTCCGACACCTGCGCCAGTGGCTAAAGCTCCAGCAGCAAAAGCACCGGTAAAAGCTGAAGAAGCAAAAGATGAGCAACCAGGTCTATTCGGTCGTTTCTTTAAAGCTCTAGGTAACTTCATTTTTGGTTCTGATAAAACAGAAGAGCCGAAGAAAGAAGAAACCACTGAGAAAGAAAAACCAAATCGCAATAACCGCAATCGTCGCAACAACCGCAACGATCGTGGTGACCAGCGTCGTCGCAACAACCGTGATGGTAACCGTGATGGTAACCGTGACGGCAATCGCGACTCTAACCGTGACAGCAACCGCGACAACCGTGAAGACAAACGCGATAACAAGCGTAAGCCAGCACGCGATGAAGCGAACACTGAGCAGAAACAAACTGAACGCAAACAGCAAAATCGTAAGCCTAAGCAAGAACGCCGTAACAAGCGTGAAGATGCCAAGCCAAGCAAAGTTGCTGAAGAAGGTCTAAAACTTGCAGCTGAAGCGCAAGTAGATAAGCCAGAAGCTCGCGTTGAAGAGAAAGCTGCGAAAGTAAAAGAGCGTCGCCAACGCCGTAAGCTAAACAAGCAAGTACGCGTTAAAGACCAACAAGCCGCGGCTGAACAAGTGGAAGAAACGCCAGTTGAGCAAGTGGTTGACACGGCTACTTTCGAAGCAACTCAAGCGCCAGTGAAAACTGAGCCAGTTGTTGAAGCAAACGACAACGACAATGAAGCACAAGAAGGCAAACAACGTCGTAACCGTCGTTCTCCACGTCACCTACGTGCAAGTGGTCAGCGCCGCCGTCGTGGTCGTGATCGTCGCCCTAACCCATTCCGCCTACGTAAAGGTGGTGTAGCCTCCCCTGAGATGGCGATGGGTAAAGTGATGCCACGTTACGATCTTGCGAAACCAGCACCACGCTCTCAACAACATAAAGAGCAGCCTGTTGTAGCCGCTGAAGTGGCAACAACTGAAGTAGCGGCAGTTGCGAACGTAGCGACACTAGGTGGCTTCGCGTGTCCTGAAATGGCAATGGGTAAAGTCATTATCCGTCGTGAGCAGCCTGTTGTGGAAGCGCCAGTTGAAGCTGTTGTTGAAACCGTCGTTGAGCCAATCGTTGCTGAAGTTGTTGAAACAGCACCAGTGGTTGAAGCGCCAGTTGTCGAAACAGTAGCAGAAGTAGCTCCAGCAGCAGAAGAAGTTGTGACTACTGAAGCAGTCGTTGAGCCAGTGGCAGAAACTGTCGCGCCGCAAGCAGTGGTTGAAGAAGTTGTTGAAACTCCAGCAGTCGCTGAAGCAGCAGCAAAAGCGCCGCTAGCACAAACAGTGAAAGCTCACGCAAGTGCGCCAATGGCAAAAGCGCCAGGTACACAAGAGCTTAAAGAAATCACTATCAATGCAGCGCCTTTGCGCACTGAACGTTACCAGCCAAAAGGCGCAGGTAGCCAAGTAGCCAAAGCACAAGCAGGTGCGGGAATGACGAAACCAGCAGGTTTCTAA
- the plsX gene encoding phosphate acyltransferase PlsX — MQSITVALDAMGGDFGPRVTVPAAVQALSHFPELKVILLGDRTSITTQLSSLGYQPDARLSIKHCDRVISNSEKPSLALRNGQNSSMGKAIDLVSVGQADACVSAGNTGALMALSRFRLKLLPGIERPALISALPTISGNRTWMLDLGANVSSDADSLFQFAVMGSALAEQYLGRPPKVAILNIGAEEIKGNDLVKRCAEMLSQTESVNFIGYIEGNQLFNDYADVVVCDGFVGNICLKTSEGTAQLFIDKLKNYMMASSIKGWIARKLFSGLINELKTLNPDQYNGASLLGLRGIVIKSHGSADVEAVVNAIGEALHEVKRQVPSRISDRLEAVLLERHY, encoded by the coding sequence TTGCAAAGTATTACCGTTGCACTTGATGCAATGGGCGGGGATTTCGGTCCTCGCGTAACAGTGCCTGCCGCCGTGCAGGCACTGTCGCATTTCCCAGAGCTAAAAGTGATCTTATTAGGTGATCGGACTTCGATCACAACTCAATTATCCTCTCTTGGTTATCAGCCAGATGCTCGCTTGAGTATTAAACACTGTGACCGGGTGATCTCCAATTCGGAAAAACCATCCCTCGCACTTCGTAACGGACAAAACAGCTCGATGGGCAAAGCGATTGATCTCGTTTCTGTCGGTCAAGCCGATGCTTGTGTTAGCGCAGGTAATACTGGCGCGTTAATGGCATTGTCACGTTTTCGTCTTAAACTGTTACCGGGTATTGAACGTCCAGCACTGATTTCAGCATTGCCAACCATTTCTGGCAATCGTACTTGGATGTTAGATTTGGGCGCGAATGTATCGAGTGATGCAGACTCGTTATTCCAGTTTGCCGTGATGGGAAGCGCGTTAGCCGAGCAGTATTTAGGTCGACCACCAAAAGTGGCTATCTTAAATATTGGAGCGGAAGAAATTAAAGGCAATGATCTTGTCAAACGCTGTGCAGAAATGTTATCACAGACTGAGTCGGTGAATTTCATTGGCTATATCGAAGGTAATCAGTTGTTTAATGATTATGCCGACGTGGTGGTGTGTGATGGCTTTGTTGGCAATATCTGCCTCAAGACCAGTGAAGGCACTGCCCAGCTTTTTATAGATAAGTTGAAAAACTACATGATGGCCTCATCTATAAAGGGTTGGATAGCAAGAAAATTGTTTTCTGGGTTAATTAATGAACTAAAAACATTGAACCCCGACCAGTATAACGGTGCAAGTTTGCTAGGATTGCGCGGCATTGTAATAAAAAGCCACGGAAGTGCAGATGTAGAGGCGGTCGTGAATGCCATCGGCGAAGCCCTACACGAGGTCAAACGACAGGTACCAAGCCGTATAAGCGATCGTTTGGAAGCGGTTTTACTCGAGAGGCATTATTAG
- the yceD gene encoding 23S rRNA accumulation protein YceD: MQKVKIPRTVDPARAAQKRLDYEGIIQVSLFKRLMESVEGVQRDAQVSLSFGLDEQRLVVISGKANIEVDLECQRCNEVFAHECEVQFTYTPYYNEKSEEDAPEEYDLVDLNEYGEIDLIQLVEDEFILNLPQVAMHDDADCSVDSDNMVFGELPEEVVEDKPNPFDVLKSLKK; the protein is encoded by the coding sequence ATGCAAAAGGTAAAAATACCGCGAACGGTTGATCCGGCTCGAGCGGCTCAGAAACGATTGGACTATGAAGGTATTATTCAGGTCAGTCTTTTTAAACGCTTGATGGAATCGGTCGAAGGCGTTCAACGCGACGCTCAAGTGTCATTGTCATTTGGGTTAGATGAGCAGCGACTCGTTGTTATCTCTGGTAAAGCTAACATCGAAGTTGATTTAGAGTGTCAACGCTGTAATGAGGTTTTCGCACATGAGTGCGAAGTTCAATTCACTTATACTCCTTACTATAACGAGAAAAGTGAAGAGGACGCACCGGAAGAGTACGATTTGGTAGATCTGAACGAGTACGGTGAAATCGACCTAATACAGTTAGTTGAGGACGAGTTCATTCTAAACTTACCCCAAGTAGCGATGCATGATGATGCGGACTGTAGCGTTGATTCAGATAACATGGTGTTTGGCGAACTTCCGGAAGAAGTTGTGGAAGATAAACCGAATCCATTCGATGTTTTGAAAAGCTTAAAGAAGTAA
- a CDS encoding Maf family protein → MTNYQLVLASTSPFRQQLLNKLAVSFITATPNCDETPLVNEQPSELVLRLAEGKAQSCHTEQDSLVIGSDQVCVIDGEIIGKPHTRDKAIEQLTRQSGKSITFYTGLALYNSKTKSVTSKLDTFTVHFRQLSQQQIENYVDKEEPFYCAGSFKSEGLGIALFERLEGKDPNTLVGLPLIDLIDMLEAEGFRVL, encoded by the coding sequence ATGACAAATTACCAACTAGTTTTAGCCTCCACTTCGCCATTTAGACAGCAACTGCTCAATAAACTAGCAGTCTCTTTTATCACCGCAACGCCAAATTGTGATGAAACACCGCTGGTTAACGAGCAACCAAGCGAGCTAGTGCTACGCCTTGCCGAAGGTAAAGCCCAATCATGCCACACTGAGCAAGATAGCCTAGTTATAGGCAGTGACCAAGTGTGTGTTATCGATGGTGAAATTATTGGGAAACCCCACACTCGAGACAAAGCGATCGAGCAATTAACTCGCCAAAGTGGCAAAAGCATCACTTTTTATACCGGTTTAGCTTTGTACAACTCTAAGACAAAGAGTGTCACCTCCAAGCTGGATACGTTCACGGTCCATTTTCGCCAACTAAGCCAACAACAAATCGAAAACTATGTCGACAAAGAAGAGCCTTTTTACTGCGCAGGCAGCTTCAAGAGTGAAGGCTTAGGCATTGCCCTATTCGAGCGCTTAGAAGGTAAAGACCCCAACACGCTAGTCGGGCTACCACTAATTGATTTGATTGATATGCTTGAGGCGGAAGGTTTTAGGGTTTTGTAA